A segment of the Coleofasciculus sp. FACHB-T130 genome:
GCAAATATTGCCCGTACTACTAACCAGATTTCTTCTACGGGTCAAATTCCAGAATATGAAGCTAAGCAAAAAAGCAATGAAGAGGAACCCGCTTACTTCCTAAACCAACAGACTCTCCCAGCGGAAGCGGTAATCACCAAAGTTGAGGGAGATGGGGTGCAGTTGTGGTTGGGAGGTGTCAATTCCCAAAGCATCCCTGCCTTCGATCGAGGTGCGATTTTGACAGTGATAGACGCTCAAGGCAAGGAGCAGGGATTGGTACAGTTGGAAGCGAACTCGCGCAAAGGATTAACGGCGCGGGGCAAACTCCTAAATGCAGGAAGGGGCGGGGTTTCCTCGCCTCCGCAACTGGGAACATTGCTGCAAGAGCGAATGCGCGGGATTCCCAGTGATATGACCTTACCGATTGGTCTAGATCCATCGCTGGGTAACGACACAGCCAAGGCAGAACAAGCGCTTAAGGCAATTGTGCGCCTTGAAGTATTGCCTGTACAACAGGAAGAATATGTCGCCTACCTTTTAGGTCGCATCACACAGGAGAATCGTCAATTTCAGAGAAGCGGAAAGACTCCCAATTTAACGTCTGTGCCCGATATTGGCAGTGTCGGCTTATTTACTCCAGCACTAGAACAAATTCCTGGTTCTTTTGGTGCATCTGGTGAATCGATAGAAGCTGCTGTCGCTCGTCTTACCCCGAAATTTAAGTCACTGCTAGCAGCTCACATTGCCAAGATGATACTCAATCCCGGTTCCTCCCGGCTAAATGTAGTGGCTTCCATGAAAAGAGCGGAGGGCGAGACATTTGCAACGATTTTCCCGGTTCGCGGCGCACAAAACAGCAGCAATTCTTCAACTCAAAACTCAAAACTCCCCTTGGGGACACCGATTCAGTTTGTGGTGACGAACCAAGAAGATCGGGATCTCCACGTATCCGTTTTGGTAATCGATCCCGAAGGAGAAATGACAATCGTTTTTCCCAATACCTGGACGGTGGAAGAGAATGCGACTCTGGTAAAAGCAGGAGCAACGCTGCAAATCCCGCAAGCGGGAAAAGATAAGTTCAGATTTAAAGTTGCAAAACCCGTCGGCATGGTAGAGGTTCTGATCATAGCCAGTGGCACTCCTCTTAAGCAAGCGCTCAAGGCATTGCAGGAAGTGGCAAGGGTGCGAGGGCAAGCATCAGGGTTGCCAATGACGCTGGGTGAGGAACCAACCAAGTTAATCGACGGTTTGCTAGAAGACTTTAACCGAGGCGCTGGAGATAGTCGTGGAGGTGAAAAGACGGATGTTCGGGGGCTGGGGCTAATTAATCGTGTCGATACTCAAGAGTTGGCGGCGATGTCAATTACCTTTGAATCGGTGGAAACATAAGCATTTATCGCCATTTCAGGGTGGGGTGGGATACATCTGTAGGGGCATGACAATCAAAAAGCCCCTACCGTTAGAAGCGTAATATATTCCAGCCAACTGAAAAATGGTATAGATGAATCTATGGTAGATATCCCGTGCAATGGTATTCAGATACCCAACTTACGGCTGAACAGATGTCGAATGGTGAACGGGTAACAACACTTTGAAAGTAGAACCCTGACCAAGTTTACTGGTGACAGAAATAGAGCCAGCGCAACGTAGGAGAAGTTGCTGCACAATGGTTAAACCTAATCCAGCACCGAAAACTTCTTCGCCCGGTGCTAGGCGTCCGCGATAAAAGCGGTCAAAAATCTTGGGCAATTCGTTCGGGGCAATGCCGATGCCGGTATCGCGAAATTCCAACTGTACGTATTCGCCTTGTTGCTTGGTGCGTACCACCACCTGACCGCCAGTGGGAGTGAATTTAATGCTGTTGTGTAGCAGATTGATAATAATTTGTCGCAGCCATGCCTCTAAGCAGGAGACAGCCGGAAGGTTAGGACTGACCGTGTAGCCTAGCTGGATGCCTTTTTCTTGAGCGATCGCTTGATAGGTGCTGACAACTCCAGGCACGATATCTGCCAACTGCACTGGAAGCAAAGTTGTTGGGGTAGTTGCCCGATCTAGCTGTACTAGCTCCATTAAACCGCTAATCAAAGAAACTTGGCGATCGCACTGTGTATGCAGCAAATGCAGGTAGCGCTGACGCTGCGAGGGTTTGAGTTGTGGGGACTCTAGCAGCGTCAGCGCGGTTTTCATGTTGGTTAGCGGCGTCCGCAGTTCTAACAGCGCATTGCTTAGTAGTTCATCTTTAAAGCGCACTTCATCCAGCAAAGCTTGATTTTGCCGCTG
Coding sequences within it:
- a CDS encoding caspase family protein, whose amino-acid sequence is MMSHIKRRQFLQFAGSTLATLGLSHLDVMRKGDRYGKALAQSTPRKLALLVGINAYQNSSDRLAGCITDVEMQQHLLIHRFGFNKKDVHILTDAQATREGILGAFDEYLIGQAKPGDVVVFHFSGHGSRVDDSPECDEVVLRLSESCLNSTIVPADNSLPLVARRRGGIASDITGHTLFLLASAVKTENLTMVLDSCHAGGGKRGNLNVRALDGGVQVKVSPVEKEYQRQLLSRVNLSPDEYIQARRAGVAKGIVIAAADRKQLAADQRFNGFAAGAFTYVMTQYLWQQTGDEPVASAIANIARTTNQISSTGQIPEYEAKQKSNEEEPAYFLNQQTLPAEAVITKVEGDGVQLWLGGVNSQSIPAFDRGAILTVIDAQGKEQGLVQLEANSRKGLTARGKLLNAGRGGVSSPPQLGTLLQERMRGIPSDMTLPIGLDPSLGNDTAKAEQALKAIVRLEVLPVQQEEYVAYLLGRITQENRQFQRSGKTPNLTSVPDIGSVGLFTPALEQIPGSFGASGESIEAAVARLTPKFKSLLAAHIAKMILNPGSSRLNVVASMKRAEGETFATIFPVRGAQNSSNSSTQNSKLPLGTPIQFVVTNQEDRDLHVSVLVIDPEGEMTIVFPNTWTVEENATLVKAGATLQIPQAGKDKFRFKVAKPVGMVEVLIIASGTPLKQALKALQEVARVRGQASGLPMTLGEEPTKLIDGLLEDFNRGAGDSRGGEKTDVRGLGLINRVDTQELAAMSITFESVET